In Gimesia panareensis, the genomic window GCCGTCGATTCTGTCAATAATCTTGAAGCCCGAGAAATGACTCTCACCATTTTTCGCTGTCCTTCCGATGTCGCAGATAACCGGTTCCTGTTATTTGAGGAAGTGGGAGGACATGAAACATCAGGTTTGAAGTCGCACACATCAATGATCGAACTTCCCAGTACAAACTACCTGGGAGTTTATGGAATCAGTGATCCCGATGCTGTTCCTTTTCAGAGCGGTGAGGGTATTTTTATGCAAGATCGTTTTTTACGGTTTTCGGAATGTCAGCAGGGGCTGAGCAATATTCTGATGGTGGGGGAACGGACAGCACGAAAACTTCCCTCAACGTGGCTGGGCATCATGCTTGAGGGAGAAGATGCGACCGGGCGCCTGGTAGGAAATGCTTATCTGGGGCCCAATCGGACTGATGCAGATGAGTGTGAATTTGACAGCAGGCACCCTGGTTGTGTGAATTTTCTCTGGGGGGATGGGCACGTGAAATCGATCTCAGATTCTATTGATGCAGGGACCTATCGGCGGTTCGCAAGCAGGAAGTGATTCCTGGTAAAGGAACGCGGAATTCGATACTGACTGTCTGATAGTTGAAATCAACTGGTTCTTAATCGTCCACTGGAGTCTATAACTCCAAGAAAGCAGACAGACGAATCAGGATCGGACTTATCTTGACAAATCGGGGGGCTTCAACGAAGATCAGCCCCTTAAATACTATACAGATAGTAGATGCGACTTTCAGATGTCCTGGCTGTGGTAAGCCGGGATAGAAACGCGTCGAAAATTTCAGGCGAACTATGAATTTACAGATTCGGCAACGCGAACCGGAGCTGATGGATCAACCGGGGCTGAGTGATTCTGAGCATGGCAACGCGCTGATGGGGCTGCGTCGCGTGAACTGGTTCAGTCGCAGCAGTTCTATTTTCTGGAAACCTCTGCTGAAACTGGCTCAGACTTCAAATCAGCGACCTTTACGGATACTGGACATTGCCAGTGGTGGGGGCGATGTCAGTATCGAACTTGCAATGCGCGCCCAACAGGCGGGCCTGGATGTTGAAATCACAGGGTGTGATATCAGCGAATATGCTGTCCGACATGCGACAGAACTGGCACAACGCAGGCATTTGGAAAATGTCCATTTTTTCCAGAATGATATTTTCCAGGAACCGGCCGAACAGAAATACGATTTAGTGATGTGCTCCCTGTTTCTGCATCATCTCGATGAGCCCCAGGCAGTACAACTCATGAAGTGGATGTCAGAATCCACACGGCACTTGATGTTGATCAATGACTTGCGCAGAACCCGCCTGGGCTACTGGCTCGCCTGGGGGGGCTGCCGTCTGTTGACACGTTCTCTGATTGTGCACACGGATGGTCCGATTTCGGTAGCGGCCGCTTTTTCGGTTGAGGAAGCGGAGCAACTGGCTCAACAGGCAGGGCTGACTGATATACATATTTCCCGACAATGGCCTCAGCGATTTCTGCTAGAGTGGAGCCGGGTATGACTCCACTGAAAACGATCAGTATTGCCGAAGCCAGCAGCCGGCACTGGGATGTCATCGTGATTGGTGCAGGGCCGGCAGGGGCAGTCGCCGCCTACCAGTTGGGCAGGTCCGGTTTACAAGCGCTATTGATAGAACGAAAAATATTTCCCCGCTATAAAGTCTGTGGCGGTTGTCTGAATCAACGGGCTGTCAACACATTAACGGAAGTAGGCTTAGGGGGCGTGCTGGATGACCTGAAAGCAGTTCCCCTGGACCAGTTTCAGATACGTTACCAGGGCAGAGAGTTACAGATTCCTCTGCCGGGAGGACTGGCCGTTTCGCGATCGGCTCTGGACGTTGAACTTACCCGGATGGCGCTGGAGTCGGGAGTCAGTTTTCTGTCAGAGACCGCGGCACTGGTCTGTGGTGATTCGCATCCTGGACAGACGCGTATGGTGGAACTGTTTCAACAGGGGGCATTATGCGGAACCGCTCGTGCGAGTGTCATTCTTGTTGCCGATGGTTTGGGGCATCCCAGTTTGCAAAACTGTGAAGAGTTTGAAAGTGTGGTCTCTCAGGATTCGCGAATCGGTGTCGGAGTCCTGTTGCCCGGTGGTCAGATTCAGGATTATCCTGCAGGCACGATTCATATGGCGATTCACAAACATGGATATGTCGGCCTGGCGCGTGTGGAAGAAGGTCAGTTGAACATCGCCGCTGCCATGGATCGTAGTTTTATCAAACAGCAACAGAGTCCAACTGGTGCGGTGGTTCGCATTCTGCAAGAATCCGGCTTTCCGATTCCTCCTGCGATTGGAGAACAGAATCTCAAAGGGACGATTCCTCTTACCAGAAAAACTGTCAGGCCTGTCGCACATCGACTGATACTGGTGGGGGATGCGGCAGGCTACCTGGAGCCATTTACCGGGGAAGGGATGTCGAATGCGATCTCAGAGGGCATTGCGGCTGCCAGTATTTTGCCGCGCGGGTTACACGACTGGGAGCAGTCGCTCGAACAGGAATGGCTGCAGGTACATCAGACATTGACCATGCAACGTTTACACTGGTGTCGCTGGCTGGCGCAACTGTTGCGTTCTCCTACAGCAATCGGTGTTGGACTACGGCTGTTTCGCTGGTTTCCTGGAATCGCCAGACCAATCGTTGCCAGCTTAAATCATTGAATCTCAATTCAAGCGAGATCGAGTATTACAGATGAGTTTTGAAATTCTTGGAATTGGAACAGTGACTCCCGAACATTCAATCGAGCAGGTTGATGCTGCCGTACATGCGGAAGCACTCAGTTGTTCGGCTGAATCGACTGACCAGCAGCGGAGGTTGCTGCCGGTTCTGTATCGACGGGCCGGCGTTAAAACGCGGCACAGCGTCGTGCTGGAGAGCAGTACCAACGGTGAGCTGGCAAGACAGAGCTTTTATCCTCCTGCCGAATCCGAGGTGGATTATGGACCGACGACCTCTCATCGGATGCAGGCGTATGAAACTCATGCTGCTTCACTGGCGGTCTCAGTGGGGGAGCAGGCCCTGCAGGAGGGACAGGTGGATCCGGGAGAGATCACTCAGCTGATCACTGTCTCCTGTAGTGGGTTCAGTGCTCCCGGTTTTGATATTTCCCTGGTGAGAGAACTGGGGCTACCCGCAGATGTGGCCCGTACACACATTGGTTTCATGGGCTGCCATGGGGCTTTGAATGGATTACGGGTCGCGAAAGCTTTTACAGACAATGATCCCCACGCGCGCGTTCTGGTTTGTGCAGTGGAACTCTGCAGTCTGCATCAGCAGTATGGTTGGTGTCCGGAAAAAATTGTTGCGAATGCCTTATTTGCAGATGGGGCTGCTGCAGTTGTGGGCAGACAGGCTCCTCTGGATCTCACAGATCGCTGGCAGTTAATCGCTTCCGGTTCGACGATCGTTCCTGATTCGGAAGAGATGATGAGTTGGCGGATTGGCAACCATGGATTTGAAATGACGTTATCCCCCCGGATCCCGGATCTGATTAACGAGAGTCTGCGACCCTGGTTGAAGCAATGGCTGGCAAAACAGGGGCTGCAACTTGAAGAAGTCGGTAGCTGGGCCATTCATCCTGGCGGCCCCCGAATTCTGAATGCCGTTGCGGAAGCGGTTGGTTTTGAAGAAAGTCTGTTAAATCCCTCTCGTGAAACTCTGGCACGCTACGGGAACATGTCTTCCCCTACGGTCCTGTTCATCCTGAAGAAACTGCAGGCAGAGCGGGCACGGTTGCCCTGTGTGATGCTGGGCTTTGGCCCGGGCCTGACCATCGAAGCCGCTTTGATCAATGAGCGTGTTCAGACTTCGGAGTAAGGGCAAAGAAACGTCCCAGGGGACTTAACAGCAGGGCGGGCAAGACGATCAGGTCTCCCAGCAGAGCCATCATCAGCAGCCCTGCCATCATCCACGCGAAACGTGAAGTGGGAACGAAACTGCTCAGGGCAAAGACCAGCAGTCCCAGCCCGCAAATCAGCGATGTCTGAATCATCGCGGTTCCGCAATGTCGATAGGCATACAGAACCGATTCCCGGGGAGAATGGCCGGCATCCAGGTGGCGGCGAAAAAAGGTCAGGTAGTGCAGAGTATCGTCCACGGCAATGCCTAACGCCACGCTGGCAGTCATGACGGATCCAATGTCGACCGAGACAGCCAGCCAGCCTAACAAGCCGAAGATCATCAGCGGGGGGAAGACATTGGAGACCATGGAGACCAGCCCGGCAACCAGCCCGCCCTGGACGATCGTCATCACAACGGCAATGATCAAAAAGGCAAACAGAAAGCTCTTAAACAGGTCCTGCATTAACTGCCGCTGGATTTCATGGACCAGCGGCATGATGCCTGTCTGTTGTGTGGTAATTCCAGCCGGGATCGTCTCATATTTATTTTTCAAAGCTGAATCCACGTGCGTTCCAATTTGATCAAGGCAGGCGTTGTAATCCACATCGTTGAGTGCGCTCACATAAGCAGTAATGCGATACAGCTGCTTGCCGTCGATTTCTTTCAGATAGCCGGCATTGATGAACTGGGGTTTGAAACCTGTCAACGCTTCGTTGAGCTGATACTGGAACAGTTCGTCCGACATATGTTCCGGACGGGGAAACCGGGGGGCGAATGTCATTGTGGAAATTGTGCGGTTGACGGTGTCGGTCTTGCGCAGGCTGCGCTCGATATGCCAGACCATCAACAATTGTTCGCGGAAAGTCAGATCTGCTTCCGGCGAGCATGTCAGAATGACTTCAATGGGGACCAGAGAACCGACATGATCTTCCAGCCAGTCGTAATCGTGCAGAATTTTGCTGTCTTGTGAAAACAGGGTTTCGATGCGGACAGAAGCGTTGATACGAGAAATGCCATATCCGGCTGCGATCATTGCCATGAGAGCCAGACTGGCTATCACAGTATGATTGCGATTGAGAATGACTGTCAGAAAATACCAGAGGTCATGTCGATCCTGGGGAAGTGTCTCTGTATCAGCAGAGGGAGGGGCCGGACGTTTGAGGGGCCAGACTGTAAAGACCCCCGGAATCAGGCTCAATAGCAAACCTGTGGTTACCAGTACACCACAGGCGGCATAACCGCCAAACAGGCGAATCGGAGTCAGTCCACTGACCAGCAGCGAAGCCAGGCCGATGGCGGTTGTCCCGGCGGAGAGCAGGCAGGGGAGCCAGCCCACCTGGAATGCGTAGGCAGCGGGGTTGGAAATGTGCGGATCTTTGACGGCGTCAAAATAGTAATTGACCAGATGAATGCCGCCGGCGACTGCCAGTACCTGAATCAATGGTGGCATCACAATCAACAGTGCTGTGATACTCTCACCACTGTAATGAATCAGGGCTAAAGTAATCCCCTGGGCCAGAAGAGACAGTCCAAAGACCAGCAGGGCCGCCCGCAGGGAACGCAGACAGATCCAGCAGATCAACAGAACCATTAACGTCGAGGGGAGGACGAAGCGGTCCATCGAATCTTTGCTGGCCAGGTCAATTTCCAGACCATCGATGATAGGCCCTGCCAGAAAGCATTCGTCTTTTGTGACATTACAATGGGTTTCCAGTGCTGACTGGATATTTCCAACCAGTTCTTTACGTTTCAGTAAACCCGCTGGAGTGAAACTGACAATAATACAGGTTGTCTTTTCGTCCTCTCCGATAAAAGTCCCATCCAGGCGATCATGGACTTCCCGTTCATTCAGACGCATGGCAGGTGAGCTGAGTGAGCGATATAACTCGCGCCCTGAGATGACACGCTCAAAATACCATTGTCCGGAATCATCCTTAAAGACAGGGGCTGTTCGCAGCGCGGTGACCAATTCATCCAGATCCGGATTGTCCAGTGTGCAGTTTTGCCAGCTGATTATGACAGTGTCACTGTTACCGAACTGTTCCCGAAACTGATCGTAATCCGCCCGCGCGGGGAAAGATCCATCGACCCAGTCCAGCGGGGAATTTACTTTGGTCTGCAACGCCTGCGCAGCTCCATAGCCGATGAAGGGGAGTAACACAAGCAGGTAAATCACCAGCAACCAGAATCGTTTACGATGAATCGACATGCCGCTGATACTTTGAGAAAATCAGAAAACGGGAGAATAAGAATACAAGGTTTCGATCGATCATCAGGTCGTGCGGAGTGGTGATTTTTTCAGGGGTTTGACAGGGGCCGGTTTTGTTTTTCTCTTTCCGAGCGGACCGAAAAAAATAAATGGATATCCGGGGACCCTGGCCTGGTAATCTCGATAGGGTTTGCCGATGTAGTAACTGAGCCGTTCGTCTTTCAGATAACTGCCCACAAAGATATAGGCAGTCCAGATTCCTGTCAGGATGGCATGATCCAGAGTCATCAGAGGTGTGAACCAGAGTAGACCCATGAAGCTCAGGTAAACAGGGTGCCGCATGCAGCAGTACAGGCTGCGCGGTTGAAATTCCCGTCTGGGCAGTGGCTTTCGACGCAGCCAGTACCACCACTGCGTCAAGCCTGTCTGATATCCCAGGCCGGTCAGGTTGAGGCTGTAGAGCAGGGAAATCCACGAGCCATAAAAGCCGGCTGACATGAGCCAGCCACCCCAGCCGGTCAGGCTCCAGATTTCTATGGGGGAGCTGCGCCAGAAGAAGGCTGTCAGTAAAATTCCCACACAAGTCTGTATACAAAACAGGCTGCCATAAAACTGAGCAGGGAGTTTACGTGTGATCGCACTCCGCACGCCAGGGTAAAGCAGAAGGCTGTGCCCCACTGCGAACTGCAGAGCCAGCAGCACGTCGATTGCAAGCGCGCCACTCTCGTGGTGACTGAAATCTCCTTTCAGAAACCAGAACAGATGCCAGACTGTGAAGAGGAACAGCAACTGAGTTGCTATCCCGAATATAACACCAACGAAACGTCGCATCCCTGCTTCCTCGAGATCGTTGTAAAATCAAATTTATTCAGGTTTTCTGGCGATGAAGCATCCGTATTGCATAGCGCCGGTTTCATATGCCTTGAGAATGGTTTCAAAGCGATCCAGAAACATGACCGTATTGCGATCAATCAATTTTGCCAGCCACCTGACTTTGGTTTTCTCTACGCGTTGCTGGCAGATTTCCCAGGTCTGGCTCACACGATTTGTCCAGTTGTGAAAGCTTTGGAATTCCAGTCCGGACTGCTCCATCCAGGACTGATAATCGACTGCACTTCCCAGGGAAGGGCAGAAGAAACCTTCACAGACATCATATACTTTCTGCTTCGCTTCATCCGTATCAAGTTGTTCGCCAGCCAGCCAGGCACAGATGATCATGCGGCCTCCCGGGCGCAGCCAGGAGGCGGCCCTCTGGAAGAAGGCCTGCTTATCAAACAGATGTTCTGTACATTCGATGCTCCAGATCACATCAAACGATTCTGCTGGAAATTCCGCAGTCTCAGCATCCTGACAGAGAAATTGAGTGTGTCTGGCCTGTCCACGATAACGTGCTTCCAGGGCCGCCCAGCGCCGTTGAATGGGGCTGAGCGTGATCCCTGTGACGTGACAGTTGAATGTTTTGGCCAGATGAATGGATGAGCCGCCCATTCCGCAACCGACATCGAGCAGGTCTTCACCATTTTGAATCTGGATCAGTTCTGCCATGGTTTCCGTCAGCTGCTGTTGAGCTTGAGCCGGGGCGTTGTGTCTGATCCGGACGTCCTCGGACTGCGACTGTTCCTCGTCCCATAATCCATGATGAATGTGACATCCCCAGAGCAGACGATAAAACAGCGTCGACAAATTATAGTGACTGCGGATCACTTCCTTCTGGACCGTTGGACAACTAATCATAATCTCTTACCGGTTTCCACATGTTGCATTGATGAAATTGACCAGAGTCAGAAGTTTATCTGGCCACATCAATTTCACCGAAAATCTTCAGTTGATCTGTGACCCCGACGGCTCCAAAAGCTTTACTGAATGGAGTGATCCCATAATGTGACTGTAAAATGGAGAAGTTGCCTTTCAAATGATAGGCTGCTTTTGTTTCACTGACTTCTGTAATGATGTTCATCTTATGTGCGACTCCATGCAACGTAAACTTGCCGCTTAACTGATAGAGGTCTTTACCAGAGCTCGATTTCTGTTTCAGAGGGATTGCTGAGTTGATTTCAAATGTCGCAGTGGGATATTTCTGCACATTCAATACCGCGCTGCCCAGCATGTTGGCATTCACTTCCTTCTGGGTCGATGCGGAAGTCTTTCCGCTTAAACCAATATATTTGCGGGCCTGAGGTGTATCAGCCCGCCAGGTCGTCATGTCGAAAATGATTTTCCCTGCATTACTGCGGGCTCCCAGATTCAGTGAACCTGCTTTGATCTTGCCTTCGACGGCATGTTCGTGTCCGAATCCGGTTTTACCGACATAGGTATAAACACGGCTGGAAGATGTGTTGATTGTACCTGAAGGCAGCGAAGACTGCGTGACCGAGTTTTGTACCAGTTGGTTGATCACACTGTTTGGCATCTGGCCCTGAGAGCTACGGAATGCGACAAGCCAGATCAGGCAGACAAGGCAACTGCTCAAGCAGAGTGAAGTAATCCAGTTTTGTTCCTTATTAAGATGTGTCATCAGATCAATCCTTTTCATGATGAACTTATGTTTGTTGGGAAGTACGATTAATAGGCAGATTGTACCTCACCGATTTTGCGGCGAAAGGTAACAACTATTCTTATAGTAGTAAAGAGGGGTTTTGGGGTTTGGCGTTGTCTAAGCCTGGATTTCATTGAATCGGATTTGAGGAGAAGACAAAAGACAGGTTTTAACTTGGGTTTAGAGACGCTAAGATTCTGCTTTGGAAAAATACTGATTTTCATCTGTACGGGACTGATTGTGAAAGATTACCGACTCACGCCTTATGAACTGGAACTGCTGGACGTCATCTGGAACCTGGAGGAGGCCAGTGTCCAGGAAGTATGTGATGCATTACCCCGGGATCTGGCCTACACGACTGTGATGACGACCCTCAGTCTGCTGGTGCAGAAAAAGAAGGTGCTGGAACGGGTGAAACGTGGCCGAGCCTATATATACAAACCTGCCATCACTCGTGAAGAAGTCTCACGTTTTATGCTGGGACAGATCAAGCAGGTATTGCATCAAGACTCGCTGCCCAGTCTGATGCTGAATCTTCTGGAGAATGAGGAAATCTCCGAGGACGACATCAATGCTCTCAAAGTGGCAATCAGGAAACTGGAGGATCAGCAATGACCTCAGCCGGTTTTATGGAAACGATTCTTTCTCTCTCACTACAGATCACGATCTTGATTTGTGTGGCTGGGGGGCTGTCTATGACATTGAAGTCGTTCTCAAATGAATACCGGCTCTGGGCGTTGTGTCATGTGCTGATTCTGCTGCAGTTTTTAGCTGCCTTTAGTCTGCCTCATCCGCGTCTGCTTTCAAACGGTTTCACGCAGCCCCCACAGTACCTTGAACTGGTTCAAAAAATTGAATCCACTCTGGGGCAGGTAATTTTGATTATCTGGTTCTGCGGCATGCTGGTTTCCATGCTCGCCCTGATTGTGAGTACATTTCGAACAATCCGGGTTCTGAGTAACTCTACAGTGTCAGCAGTTGAATTGATCGAGCAGGGACTTCTGGATGATGTAAATGGAAAAACAGTAAAGCTACTGATCAGCCAGGCAGTGCAGACTCCATTTTGCTGGCAGATTCATACGCCTGTAATCGTTTTACCTGAGAGAGTTCTGGCACTTTCAACACAGGAGTTCAGCATGATCGTGCGACATGAAATCGAACATCTTCGGGCAGGTCATCCCTTGCAGCTCTTTCTTCAGAGGCTGGTAGAAGCTTTATTCTGGTTTCATCCACTCGTCTGGTGGAGTTCCCGTCAGGCAGTGCGCAGTCGTGAGTTTTACTGTGATCAGAAAGTGGTTCACGATCGGGAAGATATTTTAATCTACCTGAAAAGCATGTTGCATCTGGTTGAGAATCAGGTGACGGACTGGAAGACCTTGTCAGCAGGTTTTGCCTATCGGAATTCCTCCAGTCTGATTCAACAGCGAATCCAACATCTGACCGCCACTCAGCAGAAACATTCAGATTCACAACAACGTTTGGCCTGGCGGGGGCCGTGCATTCTGTTGACAGCGCTGTTTTGTATTCTCCTCTGGCTTCCCGTGGATGTCTCGGCCTCGAATCGCTCCTTCTGGTCGCCCTGGCCACGCTGGTCGACGAATTTTCTCCAGTCAGTCGGGATTCCTGCACGCGATTATGAAATCGATGGCCATCGCCTCCGGCCTCATGAGCACCCCTGAAGCGACAGCCATCATACCAACGACTTCTGGAATCAATGGAGTTATCGTTGCGCGAATGAGCAGGTTTTGGGGGCTGATCGTCCTCTGGCATTGGTTGAACAGTCCATCGTAGACTGGTTTTCGCTAAGTTCCTTTCCGGACAGGTTTAATGCATGAGCATATCTGTTTTTTTTGACTGGAACGATCTCAATGAACAGTCGAAATGGTGTGCATGATGTTGCGTCCGAACTGCAAATAGTTGCATGGGTTGCGCCGCGAAAATTGTTGAAATCCTGAGAAATTGATGAAAAGATTCCGGATCTTTGGGATGATTTCATAAGTTTTTATTCGTGTTTTTAAGTCTAAAACTGCAAATCTCATGTTGTACCGAAATTATTTTGGTTTGGTGGTATGCCGCTTGCATGAGGTGTTAATCAACCTGTAATCGTATCGCCTGGCGTAATTGCGATTTTTTGAAACTGACTAACACGAAATCATAAATCTGAATCGGGTAGTCTGTGGCTGGTATGCCCTGACCAGCTAGAGACGAGTTTGAACAGGGAAGAGTAAGACGAAAGAAGCTACCCGTTTTCAGGAGAGATGTAAAATGGATTCCACCTCATTCGTAAATACATGCCAGTGCATTAAAGAGGCGCTGAACCATGGAAATATGGAATTCGTTGAAACGCTTCGTTGTGAGCAGCAGTTAATGGAAGAGACTCAGGATCACACCGATTCTCTTTCCAGTCACGATGCTCAAACTTTCAAACAGAATTATATCGAACAACTGGGGCTGCTGGGAGACACTCCCGAAGAGACTCCCAAAGCTGCTGTATTAGCCTGTTCTGATGCTCGTGTACCAGTACTGGATGTTTTCAACCAACCACCAAACCAGGTGTTTGAAATCCAGCTTGCAGGTAATGTTGCTTCCGTCGAATGCCTGGGAAGCCTGGCATATGCTGTAGAGCATCTTCCCACGGTCGAAGGTGTGGTCGTGCTTGGTCATACCGGTTGTGGAGCTGTCGCTGCAGCCGTCGATCAGTTTTTATCTCCGAAACCAGAAACCACACCAGCAGACAGCAGTATTCGCTCGCTTATCAATTCCATTACTCCTTCCGTTGAGATTGCGGCATCTGCCTTGGGTAAGAGCTCACAATTCCGCTCGGGAGGTGTGCCTCGTTTTTCTCTGGATCGCGGCAAACTCATCGACACAGCGATTTTTGTAAATGCTGCGGCGATGGCCTGGAAGATTCGGGAATTCATCAACAAGTTGAAACGGATTGTTCCGGTCTGGTACGGCGTTTACGACCTGGCTTCGTGTCGGATTTTACACGTTGATCTGGAGCGTAGAGATGGTTCTCTACTGTTTGGTTTAGGAAATGCTCCTGGAGTGATTGATCTTGATGATATCGCCAGTAGTATGGTTCAGTATTTATCCAAAATGGACAACTTTGATGCGGCTCGATTTTCTACAAAGTCACTGGGACCGCAGGCAAAGTCTGTCTGGGAAGCACTTTCAACTGGGAGCAGGGCTTCAAAATCATAGTAAAATAAA contains:
- a CDS encoding methyltransferase domain-containing protein, which translates into the protein MNLQIRQREPELMDQPGLSDSEHGNALMGLRRVNWFSRSSSIFWKPLLKLAQTSNQRPLRILDIASGGGDVSIELAMRAQQAGLDVEITGCDISEYAVRHATELAQRRHLENVHFFQNDIFQEPAEQKYDLVMCSLFLHHLDEPQAVQLMKWMSESTRHLMLINDLRRTRLGYWLAWGGCRLLTRSLIVHTDGPISVAAAFSVEEAEQLAQQAGLTDIHISRQWPQRFLLEWSRV
- a CDS encoding efflux RND transporter permease subunit → MSIHRKRFWLLVIYLLVLLPFIGYGAAQALQTKVNSPLDWVDGSFPARADYDQFREQFGNSDTVIISWQNCTLDNPDLDELVTALRTAPVFKDDSGQWYFERVISGRELYRSLSSPAMRLNEREVHDRLDGTFIGEDEKTTCIIVSFTPAGLLKRKELVGNIQSALETHCNVTKDECFLAGPIIDGLEIDLASKDSMDRFVLPSTLMVLLICWICLRSLRAALLVFGLSLLAQGITLALIHYSGESITALLIVMPPLIQVLAVAGGIHLVNYYFDAVKDPHISNPAAYAFQVGWLPCLLSAGTTAIGLASLLVSGLTPIRLFGGYAACGVLVTTGLLLSLIPGVFTVWPLKRPAPPSADTETLPQDRHDLWYFLTVILNRNHTVIASLALMAMIAAGYGISRINASVRIETLFSQDSKILHDYDWLEDHVGSLVPIEVILTCSPEADLTFREQLLMVWHIERSLRKTDTVNRTISTMTFAPRFPRPEHMSDELFQYQLNEALTGFKPQFINAGYLKEIDGKQLYRITAYVSALNDVDYNACLDQIGTHVDSALKNKYETIPAGITTQQTGIMPLVHEIQRQLMQDLFKSFLFAFLIIAVVMTIVQGGLVAGLVSMVSNVFPPLMIFGLLGWLAVSVDIGSVMTASVALGIAVDDTLHYLTFFRRHLDAGHSPRESVLYAYRHCGTAMIQTSLICGLGLLVFALSSFVPTSRFAWMMAGLLMMALLGDLIVLPALLLSPLGRFFALTPKSEHAH
- a CDS encoding DUF1559 domain-containing protein, whose protein sequence is MPAVNTARESARKIQCVNHLRQLGVALHNYHDAYTRLPAGWRRDQEQKTAYGWAATLLPYLEQSQLANLIDFESAVDSVNNLEAREMTLTIFRCPSDVADNRFLLFEEVGGHETSGLKSHTSMIELPSTNYLGVYGISDPDAVPFQSGEGIFMQDRFLRFSECQQGLSNILMVGERTARKLPSTWLGIMLEGEDATGRLVGNAYLGPNRTDADECEFDSRHPGCVNFLWGDGHVKSISDSIDAGTYRRFASRK
- a CDS encoding YceI family protein translates to MTHLNKEQNWITSLCLSSCLVCLIWLVAFRSSQGQMPNSVINQLVQNSVTQSSLPSGTINTSSSRVYTYVGKTGFGHEHAVEGKIKAGSLNLGARSNAGKIIFDMTTWRADTPQARKYIGLSGKTSASTQKEVNANMLGSAVLNVQKYPTATFEINSAIPLKQKSSSGKDLYQLSGKFTLHGVAHKMNIITEVSETKAAYHLKGNFSILQSHYGITPFSKAFGAVGVTDQLKIFGEIDVAR
- a CDS encoding NnrU family protein, whose amino-acid sequence is MRRFVGVIFGIATQLLFLFTVWHLFWFLKGDFSHHESGALAIDVLLALQFAVGHSLLLYPGVRSAITRKLPAQFYGSLFCIQTCVGILLTAFFWRSSPIEIWSLTGWGGWLMSAGFYGSWISLLYSLNLTGLGYQTGLTQWWYWLRRKPLPRREFQPRSLYCCMRHPVYLSFMGLLWFTPLMTLDHAILTGIWTAYIFVGSYLKDERLSYYIGKPYRDYQARVPGYPFIFFGPLGKRKTKPAPVKPLKKSPLRTT
- a CDS encoding M56 family metallopeptidase; the encoded protein is MTSAGFMETILSLSLQITILICVAGGLSMTLKSFSNEYRLWALCHVLILLQFLAAFSLPHPRLLSNGFTQPPQYLELVQKIESTLGQVILIIWFCGMLVSMLALIVSTFRTIRVLSNSTVSAVELIEQGLLDDVNGKTVKLLISQAVQTPFCWQIHTPVIVLPERVLALSTQEFSMIVRHEIEHLRAGHPLQLFLQRLVEALFWFHPLVWWSSRQAVRSREFYCDQKVVHDREDILIYLKSMLHLVENQVTDWKTLSAGFAYRNSSSLIQQRIQHLTATQQKHSDSQQRLAWRGPCILLTALFCILLWLPVDVSASNRSFWSPWPRWSTNFLQSVGIPARDYEIDGHRLRPHEHP
- a CDS encoding BlaI/MecI/CopY family transcriptional regulator, with amino-acid sequence MKDYRLTPYELELLDVIWNLEEASVQEVCDALPRDLAYTTVMTTLSLLVQKKKVLERVKRGRAYIYKPAITREEVSRFMLGQIKQVLHQDSLPSLMLNLLENEEISEDDINALKVAIRKLEDQQ
- a CDS encoding type III polyketide synthase; its protein translation is MSFEILGIGTVTPEHSIEQVDAAVHAEALSCSAESTDQQRRLLPVLYRRAGVKTRHSVVLESSTNGELARQSFYPPAESEVDYGPTTSHRMQAYETHAASLAVSVGEQALQEGQVDPGEITQLITVSCSGFSAPGFDISLVRELGLPADVARTHIGFMGCHGALNGLRVAKAFTDNDPHARVLVCAVELCSLHQQYGWCPEKIVANALFADGAAAVVGRQAPLDLTDRWQLIASGSTIVPDSEEMMSWRIGNHGFEMTLSPRIPDLINESLRPWLKQWLAKQGLQLEEVGSWAIHPGGPRILNAVAEAVGFEESLLNPSRETLARYGNMSSPTVLFILKKLQAERARLPCVMLGFGPGLTIEAALINERVQTSE
- a CDS encoding NAD(P)/FAD-dependent oxidoreductase, with amino-acid sequence MTPLKTISIAEASSRHWDVIVIGAGPAGAVAAYQLGRSGLQALLIERKIFPRYKVCGGCLNQRAVNTLTEVGLGGVLDDLKAVPLDQFQIRYQGRELQIPLPGGLAVSRSALDVELTRMALESGVSFLSETAALVCGDSHPGQTRMVELFQQGALCGTARASVILVADGLGHPSLQNCEEFESVVSQDSRIGVGVLLPGGQIQDYPAGTIHMAIHKHGYVGLARVEEGQLNIAAAMDRSFIKQQQSPTGAVVRILQESGFPIPPAIGEQNLKGTIPLTRKTVRPVAHRLILVGDAAGYLEPFTGEGMSNAISEGIAAASILPRGLHDWEQSLEQEWLQVHQTLTMQRLHWCRWLAQLLRSPTAIGVGLRLFRWFPGIARPIVASLNH
- a CDS encoding SAM-dependent methyltransferase, whose amino-acid sequence is MISCPTVQKEVIRSHYNLSTLFYRLLWGCHIHHGLWDEEQSQSEDVRIRHNAPAQAQQQLTETMAELIQIQNGEDLLDVGCGMGGSSIHLAKTFNCHVTGITLSPIQRRWAALEARYRGQARHTQFLCQDAETAEFPAESFDVIWSIECTEHLFDKQAFFQRAASWLRPGGRMIICAWLAGEQLDTDEAKQKVYDVCEGFFCPSLGSAVDYQSWMEQSGLEFQSFHNWTNRVSQTWEICQQRVEKTKVRWLAKLIDRNTVMFLDRFETILKAYETGAMQYGCFIARKPE